From one Eucalyptus grandis isolate ANBG69807.140 chromosome 9, ASM1654582v1, whole genome shotgun sequence genomic stretch:
- the LOC120288240 gene encoding toll/interleukin-1 receptor-like protein — protein MASSLEPEKIYDVFLSFRGVEVRHNFVGHLYQALIQNGIHTFRDSEELEKGEQISLMLMEAIKESHIAVIIFSEDYASSEWCLKEVVKIMECKEQRNLTVLPVFYKVDPREVREGRESYRRALDKHKSKFGEDSEKVKRWEKALSNAGHLSGWPLNDG, from the coding sequence ATGGCTTCTTCATTGGAACCCGAAAAGATTTACGACGTCTTCTTAAGTTTCAGAGGGGTAGAAGTGCGTCACAACTTCGTTGGCCATCTCTACCAAGCTTTAATCCAAAATGGAATACACACTTTCCGGGATAGCGAAGAACTGGAAAAGGGTGAGCAGATATCGCTGATGCTTATGGAGGCCATCAAAGAATCGCACATTGCAGTCATCATTTTCTCTGAGGACTACGCTTCCTCAGAGTGGTGCTTGAAAGAGGTGGTGAAGATTATGGAGTGCAAGGAACAAAGGAACCTCACTGTTCTGCCAGTGTTTTATAAAGTGGACCCAAGAGAagtgagagagggaagagaaagTTATCGAAGAGCTCTGGATAAGCACAAATCCAAGTTCGGGGAGGATtcggagaaagtgaagagatgggAGAAAGCTCTTTCCAACGCTGGTCACTTGTCCGGTTGGCCTTTGAATGATGGGTAA